TGAATGAATTCAAACTGACGATCGCCTTCCAAGAGTGGCATCAATAGCGTTAAGGAAGATCCCAACACCTACGGGTATCAACGCATCTGGAAAATCATAGTCCGGATTGTGCAGTTGGGGATGATCCCGACCCGATCCCAACCAGAACATGGCGGCATTTGCGCACTTGCCAAACTGCCCGAAATCCTCGGAAAATCGCTGCGGCTGATCGACCAACCGGCATTTAATTCCCTGATCAACACAGGATCGCTTCAGAATTGAGACGGTTTCCGGGTGATTGACGCAAGCTTCGAAGACCTCATCGTAAGAAATCTCCACCGAAAGTCCCTCGTCCTGCGCCGTCTTGTGGACCATCGCTTCGGCTTCGTCGATCAGGCGCGTCATCCGTCGGTCCGAGACTGTACGCAGCGTCACCCACAATTCAGCTCGTCCGGGGGCAACACCCACAGTGCGCTCGCCCAGATTGGCGTGCGTGACGGTGGTTAAGGCGTAGTCGTCGTTCAAGTCGCCACCCGCCCCTAAATCAGCCAAGGCTGGCATTAGTTTGGCCAAGGCACCCGCTGGTGACACGCCATCTTGAGGCGCCGCCGCGTGCGAGGTCTTACCCGTCAGCACAACCTGCATACCGCGCGAGGCACAGTTTGCCGGACCGGTGCAGAGTTCGACCGCTCCAAGCTCCAACCCCGGCAAGTTGTGCAAGGACAATACGATATCCGGAGAAATCCCGGCAAATTGGGGATCTGCCCGGAACGCGACCGCGCCTTGCCCTGTCTCTTCGGCAGGCTGGAAAATCAAAACGACGCGACCGGAATTTGGACGTTTGTGACCCAAGGCGTCAGCGATACCCAGAACCATTGTCATGTGGCCGTCATGGCCGCAGAGATGCCCTTTGCAATCTGTTTGCGAGACATAAGGCAGATCAGCCACTTCCTGGATCGGAAGGCCATCCAACTCGCACCGAATGGCTAGAGTTGGACCCGGTTGCCCGCTTTCAAAAACACCGGCAACTCCATGTCCCCCGATGCCCGTCAGAACGCGATCTGCTCCGGCTTCGCGCAACAAATCAGCGACGCGCGCCGCAGTTTGCACTTCCTGCCCCGAAAGTTCCGGGTTCTGGTGCAATTCGCGGCGCAGGCGGGTCAGCCGTGCGACAAGATCCGGGGTCACGCTTGCTGCAGCTTTTCTTGACGCGCCGCCCTCAGACGGGCGAAATCGTCGCCTGCGTGGTAAGACGACCGGGTCAATGGTGTTGCCGACACCATCAGGAAGCCTTTTCCATAGGCCGCCTTTTCGTAAGAGGCGAATTCTTCCGGCGTGACGAAGCGATCCACACCATGGTGCTTTGGAGTCGGTTGCAGGTACTGACCAATGGTCAAAAAGTCGATATCCGCGGCGCGCATGTCATCCATGACCTGACGCACTTGCTGCTCGTCTTCGCCCAATCCAACCATGATGCCGGATTTGGTGAAAATCGACGGGTCCAGCTCTTTCACACGTTGCAGCAAACGCAGCGAGTGAAAATACCGCGCGCCGGGACGGACCTCGGGGTATAAACCCGGCACGGTTTCCAGATTGTGGTTGAACACATCGGGTTTCGCCTGAACCACAACCTCCAACACCTCAGGCTCACATTTCAGGAAGTCAGGTGTCAGAATTTCGATCGTGGTCTTCGGGGAACGGTGGCGCACTGCGCGAATGGTCTGCGCGAAATGCTCTGCTCCACCATCATTCAGGTCGTCGCGGTCCACCGATGTAATAACAACGTGGTTCAGGCCCAGCTTTTCAACCGCATGTGCCACGCGACCCGGTTCAAACGCATCCAACTCGTCAGGGCGCCCGGTGGCGATGTTGCAAAAGGTACAGCCGCGGGTACAGATCTCACCCATGATCATCATTGTGGCGTGACCCTGGCTCCAGCATTCGCCAACATTGGGGCAACCCGCTTCTTCACAAACCGTTACCAGATTGTTGTCACGCATGATCTTGCGGGTGTCCGCATAGCCCTTGCCACCCGGTGCCTTGACCCTGATCCAGTTCGGCTTTTTGGGTTGCGCGTTATCCGGGCGATGCGCTTTTTCCGGATGGCGTTGTTCTGGGATCTTGAGATCTCGCACGGCTGATATCCTGACTTTGGGTCAACTTTGTGTACCTATAACATAAACAAGTCGCCATTGTTACACCAGCGACGCATAGCCGCTATGCGCGTATTTTCCGCAAGCAAAATGATTTAAGGCTAAACTATATTTTTACCTTTTGTTTTCAAAGCTCAAAGGCAAGAAAAAACTTCGCAAGCGCAGAACTTCTTCGATTGAAGGTATTTTGGAACTGTTTTAAGTCCCGCTCAGATCACATCTTACTCACAGGAGCTTGAGCATGAAAACCGGAGCGAAACTGCCCGACGTGACCTTCCACACACGTGTCCGGGACGAGGCTGTTGAAGGCCCAAACCCGTTCCGTTGGGAAGACAAGACAACCGCCGATTACTTCGCTGGCAAGCGCGTAATCCTGTTCTCATTGCCCGGTGCGTTCACGCCGACCTGCTCGACCTACCAACTGCCGGGTTTCGAGAAAGGCTTTGCCGATTTTACCGCCCAAGGGATCGACGAGATTTACTGCATGTCCGTCAACGACAGCTTTGTGATGAACAAGTGGGCGCAGGATCAAAGCTTGAAAAACGTCAAAGTCATCCCTGACGGTTCGGCAGAGTTCACGCGCAAGATGGGTATGCTGGTCGACAAAGACAATCTGGGTTTCGGCATGCGTTCGTGGCGCTACGCCGCCATCGTCAATGATGGCGTGGTCGAAGCTTGGTTCGAAGAGCCCGGCCTGATGGATAACTGCCCCGAAGATCCCTATGGCGTATCTTCGCCGGAAAATCTGATGACACATCTTCAGGCAGCGGCAGAACCGGAATTGGCCTGATCACTGGCTTAAGGCATGAAAAAGGCCCGTTTTGCGCGGGCCTTTTTGTCTCTGGTGACTCTCAACCGATCATGCGGTCACGTTCAGCCTGATCCTTGTAATGTTGTTTGAGCCTCTGCAATGCAATGCGTAGGACAATCTTGCCGGACCGGGCCGACCACCCCATGCGCTTTTCCGCCAGTTCCAGCCCTTCGAGATAACAGCAACAGCGCAGCGCAACATCACTCAGACCCGGACCCAGATCTGACAGTGCGCGCGCAACTCTATCCCTTGCATCAGAAAACCCCCTGCCCCCATGCGCATCACTGTCGTAGGTGCCGCGACCATCCGCGGTCAGGAAATGATCCCAGTTCTGTGAAACCTGCGGACCAATTTGCGCCAGTTCGAAGGCTTCGCGCAAACGCTCTCCGGCCTTCACGAGTGTTTCATCCAGAAATGGTTTTCCGTCCCGATCGCGGCACCGTGCCAAAGCGGTCAATGGACTTTCCGTGGCGCTATATCGAATACGACTAATGCTTTGAGCAAGCCCACCTGACGGCTTTGCGTGAAACCCACTTTGCGCTTCGGCAAAGCCAGGCTCTGTCCCGGCCCGGGCTTGGTTTTTGGCCTGAGCGATCAAACGGCTCAATGCCGTTCGTCCCGCTGACGAGATCCGACACCGCGAGATACGCCCGGGATTGTCGCAGGAAATCCAGCCTTTGAGCGCCAAGGCCTGTGCAATCTTGCAATCGACCACTGCAGTTCTGGTTGCAGCGCTGTCACCTGTGTCGCGGACAACAACGGCCTTGTCCATCTCCTCGGCCACCGCAAGCACGGATCCGGTTTCGCTCAGGCGACGCAGAATACGCAAAGCTTCGCGCTCAAACTCTTGCTCTTCAGCAGCCTCATCCTGAGAGGCAAATGATCTGTTACCCGTGCCGGAAACAGAAAAGTGCGTTTCAGCAAGCGATTGCAGTGCCGCATCAACCAGAGGATCATCGCGACGCATTTCGATACGTCGAATTTGCCTTAGGATGGTTGACGCATGGCATCCAGCTGACCGCGCTATTTCGCGGATCGAGCGGCAGGTTTCGGTATGGGCAAGGTATCTTTGCGCCCCCTCTGGAACCCATGCCGGAATGGTGAAAGCCATGTTGTTTTCCATCATTATTTGCCCTCATCGACAAAACAAACTGCTACTTTTCGCCCTCGGAATGCGGGTTAACCAATTCTAACTAGAGGTCCATTCGTTACTCGTTCGTTAACCGTACGAGGCACAAACCAGATTTGATTCAAAAAGATAAACAGTCGTGAAACCATCGTTCGGCGAGACTGATGCAAAGGCACCACCCGCTTAGGTTGTGCACCAAGGGATCCCGGAAATCTTAAGGTAAAGGGACAAAATATGCAGGACCTGATGACGATGATCGCAACCCTTCGCCGCCCTCGTATGCTGGCGCGGACGGCCAAGTTCGGGGCCAGAGATTACAATCGGGACAGGCACTTGCAGCGCATTCTGGGATACGGGTCGCTACCCGGATCCGGACAGGCCCTACTGCGATTGATGGAGATGGAGAAAGAAGTAAACGAACAGCGCAAAGAAGAAGATGCGGCCTATTCCCTGGTGCGGCATCTGGATCTGCTTATCGCGCTGTTGGGTGAGGCGCAGTTGTATCAAGCCAACCGCGCCTCAGCTTTTCAGTGATCAGGTGAACGCATCCGGCATGGAAGCCTTTTTCTCGGCGATATAGGCTTCCAGCGCTGCGGCGGTATCCGGATCCATATGCGGTTGCTGGTAGTTTGCCAGTAAATGCTCGACCCGCGCGGACGCCAATGCGCGCGTGTCACGTGCACCCTCTTCCTGCCAGGTCTCGTAGGGCTTGTAGTCTAGCAGATCAGACTTCCAGAAGGATTCCTTGAAGTTTGCCTGCGTGTGCGCACAGCCAAGATAGTGGCCACCCGGCCCCACTTCGCGAATTGCGTCCATGGCCTGCGCGTTGTCATCGTACGCGACACCCTTGGCCAATGAATGCAGAATACCCAACTGGTCTGCATCCATGACGAACTTTTCGAAATCGGCAACAAGGCCACCCTCAAGCCAGCCACAGGAATGCAGCATGAAGTTCACACCGGACAACAGGCCCATGTTCAGCGAGTTTGCTGTCTCGTAAGCCGCCTGCGCGTCTGGCAATTTTGAACCACAGAAGGAACCAGCTGAACGATAAGGCAAGTTCAGGCGCCGTGCCAACTGACCCGCACCATAGGTGATGTGTGCTGCTTCAGGCGTACCAAAGGTGGGTGCGCCCGAATTCATGTCGATCGAGGTCACGAATGCACCAAAGATCGCTGGCGCGCCGGGGCGGATGATCTGGCTATAGGCCACACCAGCCAAAACTTCGGCCAAAACCTGCGTCAGGGTGCCTGCAACCGAAACCGGAGCCATCGCGCCGCCCACGATAAAGGGCGAGATGATGCAAGCCTGGTTGTTGCGCGCATAAACCTCCAGCGCGCCCATCATCACATCGTCAAACGTCATCGGCGAGTTGATGTTGGTCAGTGAGGTCATCACTGTATTTTCCTGTACGAACTCCTTGCCGAACAGGATCTCGCACATCTCGACCGAGTCCTGCGCCCGGCTGGGATCTGTCACCGAGCCCATGAAAGGCTTGTCTGACAAGGTCATATGCGCCTTCAGCATGTCCAGGTGGCGTTTGTTCACCGGAATGTCGGTTGGTTCGCACACCGTGCCGCCCGAATGGTGCAACCACTTGGACATATAGGCCAGTTTCACGAACTTGTTGAAGTCGTCCATGGTCGCATAGCGACGGCCGCCTTGCGCATCACGCACAAAAGGAGGGCCGTAAACAGGTGCCAGAACCATGTTGCGGCCACCGATGACCACCGATTTCTCGGGGTTGCGGGCGTGCTGCGTGAACTCGCTGGGGGCGGTTTTGATCAGCTCGCGCGCAAGACCGCGTGGGATGCGAACACGCTCGCCGTCGATATCTGCACCAGCATCGCGCCAGCGTTCAAGCGCGGCGGGGTTGTCGACGAAGTTGACGCCGATTTCTTCCAACACGGTTTCCGCGTTGTTCTCGATGATTTCAAGCGCCTCTTCATTGAGGATCTCAAAATTCGGAATGTTCCGTTCAATGTATTTCGCGGTCTCGATACGGACTGCGGTACGCTCGGCACGGCGGGCGGCGCCACCGCCACCTCTTGCCCTGCGTCGGGTGTTTGCCTCTGCCATGAGAAAATCCCGTCTGGTTGGTTAGATTGGAGCTTTTGATACAGGTTTACCAGAACTCAGGCATCGGGATTGCGGCGCTCTGGGGGAAAAAGCGACATTGGCACCCTGCCGAGCAGCAAACACCTCCTCAAAGTTAATCAGGCCTCTGAAACACTATCCCACTCAATGCTTTCGATACTCGGCTCCAGCATCAACGGCGCGACCACCTTGTGCTGCAGCTCTTCGGGGTGATCCTCCATCGAAACAAGAACCGCTATGGTCTGCGAACCGTCAGCACTGTCCCCTTTCTCGAACCCAACGATGCGAATGTCATTTTGGGCCAGCGCCTTGAGAACCGCGACGCGCGCATCGGCCTGCGTCTCTTCCTTGCATTGCAAAAGAATCTTGAATTCCTGCGTCAGCGGAACGCCGGCGCGCGTTGTCCGTTTGAGCCATTTGACAAGGGGCCTAAGGCCAAGGTTCACAAAAATGACGAAGCCAGTCATCATCAAGGCGAATAACCAAGCCCCCGTCCCCGCCATCATTCCAACAGCGGCCGAACACCACAAGGTTGCCGCCGTGTTCAGCCCGTGGATCGTGAATCCGTGGCGGAAAATGATTCCGGCCCCTAAAAAGCCAATGCCCGACACGACCTGTGCGGCCACACGGGTTGGGCTGACTTCGTCCGGAAAAAGAGCAGAAAACACAACAAAGGCCGCGGCGCTCAGGGCCACAAGCGCATTTGTCCGCAAACCGGCCATTCTCTGCCGGACTTGCCGTTCGGACCCTATTAGTGCCCCGCAAAACAACGCAAGCGCCAGATTCAGCGCGGCAATTTCTATCGAAATCGGCAATTCATGATCCTTATCCAGACGAATCCAGACTTGGATCCTTTCAGGTTGTCATATTTTTGTTACAAAACTTTTACAATTGGGTTTTTGTGGAGGCCCGAAAATCCAAAGGAATTGGACGTCGCCCTTGCGAAATCACCGGGCTTGCCCTAAGGCGCAGACATGACCCAGACATCCCACGACCGCCTTCTGATCATCGACTTCGGTAGCCAGGTAACGCAG
The genomic region above belongs to Ruegeria sp. HKCCD4315 and contains:
- the lipA gene encoding lipoyl synthase — its product is MRDLKIPEQRHPEKAHRPDNAQPKKPNWIRVKAPGGKGYADTRKIMRDNNLVTVCEEAGCPNVGECWSQGHATMMIMGEICTRGCTFCNIATGRPDELDAFEPGRVAHAVEKLGLNHVVITSVDRDDLNDGGAEHFAQTIRAVRHRSPKTTIEILTPDFLKCEPEVLEVVVQAKPDVFNHNLETVPGLYPEVRPGARYFHSLRLLQRVKELDPSIFTKSGIMVGLGEDEQQVRQVMDDMRAADIDFLTIGQYLQPTPKHHGVDRFVTPEEFASYEKAAYGKGFLMVSATPLTRSSYHAGDDFARLRAARQEKLQQA
- a CDS encoding DUF6456 domain-containing protein, with protein sequence MENNMAFTIPAWVPEGAQRYLAHTETCRSIREIARSAGCHASTILRQIRRIEMRRDDPLVDAALQSLAETHFSVSGTGNRSFASQDEAAEEQEFEREALRILRRLSETGSVLAVAEEMDKAVVVRDTGDSAATRTAVVDCKIAQALALKGWISCDNPGRISRCRISSAGRTALSRLIAQAKNQARAGTEPGFAEAQSGFHAKPSGGLAQSISRIRYSATESPLTALARCRDRDGKPFLDETLVKAGERLREAFELAQIGPQVSQNWDHFLTADGRGTYDSDAHGGRGFSDARDRVARALSDLGPGLSDVALRCCCYLEGLELAEKRMGWSARSGKIVLRIALQRLKQHYKDQAERDRMIG
- a CDS encoding DUF6477 family protein, whose amino-acid sequence is MQDLMTMIATLRRPRMLARTAKFGARDYNRDRHLQRILGYGSLPGSGQALLRLMEMEKEVNEQRKEEDAAYSLVRHLDLLIALLGEAQLYQANRASAFQ
- a CDS encoding trimethylamine methyltransferase family protein, whose translation is MAEANTRRRARGGGGAARRAERTAVRIETAKYIERNIPNFEILNEEALEIIENNAETVLEEIGVNFVDNPAALERWRDAGADIDGERVRIPRGLARELIKTAPSEFTQHARNPEKSVVIGGRNMVLAPVYGPPFVRDAQGGRRYATMDDFNKFVKLAYMSKWLHHSGGTVCEPTDIPVNKRHLDMLKAHMTLSDKPFMGSVTDPSRAQDSVEMCEILFGKEFVQENTVMTSLTNINSPMTFDDVMMGALEVYARNNQACIISPFIVGGAMAPVSVAGTLTQVLAEVLAGVAYSQIIRPGAPAIFGAFVTSIDMNSGAPTFGTPEAAHITYGAGQLARRLNLPYRSAGSFCGSKLPDAQAAYETANSLNMGLLSGVNFMLHSCGWLEGGLVADFEKFVMDADQLGILHSLAKGVAYDDNAQAMDAIREVGPGGHYLGCAHTQANFKESFWKSDLLDYKPYETWQEEGARDTRALASARVEHLLANYQQPHMDPDTAAALEAYIAEKKASMPDAFT
- a CDS encoding MgtC/SapB family protein translates to MPISIEIAALNLALALFCGALIGSERQVRQRMAGLRTNALVALSAAAFVVFSALFPDEVSPTRVAAQVVSGIGFLGAGIIFRHGFTIHGLNTAATLWCSAAVGMMAGTGAWLFALMMTGFVIFVNLGLRPLVKWLKRTTRAGVPLTQEFKILLQCKEETQADARVAVLKALAQNDIRIVGFEKGDSADGSQTIAVLVSMEDHPEELQHKVVAPLMLEPSIESIEWDSVSEA
- a CDS encoding amidohydrolase — encoded protein: MTPDLVARLTRLRRELHQNPELSGQEVQTAARVADLLREAGADRVLTGIGGHGVAGVFESGQPGPTLAIRCELDGLPIQEVADLPYVSQTDCKGHLCGHDGHMTMVLGIADALGHKRPNSGRVVLIFQPAEETGQGAVAFRADPQFAGISPDIVLSLHNLPGLELGAVELCTGPANCASRGMQVVLTGKTSHAAAPQDGVSPAGALAKLMPALADLGAGGDLNDDYALTTVTHANLGERTVGVAPGRAELWVTLRTVSDRRMTRLIDEAEAMVHKTAQDEGLSVEISYDEVFEACVNHPETVSILKRSCVDQGIKCRLVDQPQRFSEDFGQFGKCANAAMFWLGSGRDHPQLHNPDYDFPDALIPVGVGIFLNAIDATLGRRSSV
- a CDS encoding peroxiredoxin; translated protein: MKTGAKLPDVTFHTRVRDEAVEGPNPFRWEDKTTADYFAGKRVILFSLPGAFTPTCSTYQLPGFEKGFADFTAQGIDEIYCMSVNDSFVMNKWAQDQSLKNVKVIPDGSAEFTRKMGMLVDKDNLGFGMRSWRYAAIVNDGVVEAWFEEPGLMDNCPEDPYGVSSPENLMTHLQAAAEPELA